One genomic segment of Jaculus jaculus isolate mJacJac1 chromosome 2, mJacJac1.mat.Y.cur, whole genome shotgun sequence includes these proteins:
- the LOC101603611 gene encoding LOW QUALITY PROTEIN: cytosolic Fe-S cluster assembly factor NUBP1-like (The sequence of the model RefSeq protein was modified relative to this genomic sequence to represent the inferred CDS: substituted 1 base at 1 genomic stop codon): MEEVPHGCPGADSAQAGRGASCQGCPNQQLCASGAGAALDPAVEEIKEKIRTVKHKVLVFSGKGGVGKSTFSAHLAHGLAEDENTRVALLDIDICGPSIPKITGLEGEQVHQSGSGWSPVYVEDNLEVTSVGFLLGSPDDAVIWRGPKKNGMIXQFLRDVDWGDIDYLIVDTPPSTSIEHLSVVQYLAAAQIDGAVIITTPQEVSLQDVRKEISFCHKVKLPIIGVVENMSTFVCPKCKKESQMFPPTTGGAEAMCQDLNVPLLGKVPLDRT; encoded by the coding sequence ATGGAGGAGGTGCCCCATGGCTGTCCCGGAGCCGACAGTGCCCAGGCTGGTCGAGGGGCCTCGTGTCAGGGATGTCCCAACCAGCAGCTGTGCGCATCTGGAGCCGGCGCCGCTCTGGACCCCGCCGTggaggaaatcaaagagaaaataaggACAGTGAAACACAAGGTCTTGGTGTTTTCTGGGAAAGGTGGTGTTGGGAAAAGCACTTTCAGTGCCCACCTCGCCCATGGCCTCGCAGAGGATGAAAACACACGGGTTGCTCTTCTGGACATCGATATATGTGGGCCTTCGATTCCCAAGATAACGGGGCTGGAAGGAGAGCAGGTTCACCAGAgtggctcaggctggtctccagtATATGTGGAGGACAACTTGGAGGTGACGTCTGTGGGTTTCCTGCTTGGCAGCCCTGATGATGCCGTCATCTGGAGGGGACCAAAGAAAAATGGCATGATCTAGCAGTTCCTCCGAGACGTGGACTGGGGAGACATAGACTACCTCATTGTGGACACCCCACCCAGCACATCCATCGAGCACCTCTCTGTTGTCCAGTATCTGGCCGCTGCACAAATTGATGGGGCGGTGATCATTACGACCCCTCAGGAGGTGTCCCTCCAGGATGTCAGGAAAGAAATCAGTTTCTGCCACAAGGTGAAGCTGCCCATCATCGGGGTTGTGGAGAACATGAGCACCTTTGTGTGCCCCAAGTGTAAGAAAGAATCTCAGATGTTTCCTCCCACAACTGGGGGCGCAGAGGCCATGTGCCAGGACCTGAACGTCCCTCTCCTTGGCAAAGTGCCTTTGGATCGCACATAG